CAAAGTTCTTGCCTGATGAATGCAGTGACCTGTAATCTGGAGTTTCTTGTCAAAAACCTTGGGGATGGATAGAACAGAGACCATACCATCAACACCCGGAAATAAAATATGGGAACAACCATCTCTGGCATCCTTTTGAGGCATTCTACTCTTGTTGCTATTGGAATAGCTGTTGCAGGGACAGGCAGCTATTCCCCAGAGCATAAGATCTTCAGAGAATCCATCTAATTCAAATGATGATTTAAATTGTGCTTCCAATAACAGCCCAGCAAAGTGGCAGAAGACCCAAATTTCAAAAGTGAGCTTTAATCTTCTCACATGATCTTATGTATGACATGTAATAATCTCATGATATGGACTATGTAACATGATTAGAATTCACATCGCACAATAGTTTATGCATGTAAAACTTTGAAATCTCTGACAGTGCTTTTTGTTATACTTCTGCATTCGGAGTAAAGCCTAGGATGTTTTTTATTTGCATGGTACTTTCTTGTTGATTCCCAGAATTTGTGTTGACTCAGTTTTATTTGATTCTATTTCAGAATGAGGACAGCTTAATCAACAAAGTTGGTACAAATTGTTTGTCTTCTGAAGTAATGCAACCTTATCTATGCAATGGTTTTGATATCCAccttgtaggggtgccatgtaaaTTTTAAGTTCCCAATCTGGCTTTTGAAGCTTACACAGTGATCCTATGTATGACACATTTTGGCAGTTGACTGGTTAAGTAATATAGTCTTCAATTGCCTGTGGTTGACTTCTGTTAGTTTCAGTCAAAACTGCTCTTTTTTCATCAAGATCAGTATGTGTCAGACAAAATATACTGAACCGCTATTTAAATTGTAACAACGCCATTGTCATTCCATTGCACAATTGCTTCTCAGTTTCTGAATCATATGGTCCCCTTTGTTAAGTTCTGGATGAAGATTGGAAAGATGCTTAAAATCTTCCATATCTTGGTTTTACTCCCAGGCTTTAAGTATGAAAATTGGATGATTGAGTTCCTAGCTAAGCTatttgtatttttaaaaattaaattacgtCTCTAGTCATGTCATGCATGTCCAAGCCATTATttgttttcaaaatttattctggTACCCTATTTTAGCTCCTCGCATTTATCTGAGTTTGTCTTTGAGCAGTTATGCCTTGTATATGTTCTGATATGTATGTCCTATATTTCAGCATTCAAACTTAGGATCTGTTCTGATCTCTATTGATGTGTTCTATAGGTGAAGGTGTCTATGGCACTTGTTTATCAAAGAATTCGGcttattttctctctttcacAATTCAAATGCTGATGCACTCTGTAGTGAATTCAAGGAGAGAAAAGCTTGGACCATCATTACTCCGTCTTCAGTATTTTGATCCCTGAGAAAGCCCTTCACCTGGTAAAATCAAATGGTTCAGATGACTGTCCATTACAAACTCGATGACCGGCAAATCATTTTTGAGAGGAGGGAAGAGCCACCAAAAGTGAATTAGCCAGGTCCAAACACTTGGGAACGCCCCACCTGAGACACAACCGTCTAGAATGACAGATGTGTGACCATTAAGTATATTGCCAGTTCATAATTGGTGACAAATCATGGGAACCTTGTAGTCTTTTCAGGTGTTATACTCTCCTATTAATCGGCAATTATGTATATCCAGTCTTCATCTCAACAGATTTTCCCAAGATGAGATGATATGTTAGAATTGTATGGTATTTACATTTAATGCAAACAATACCTTTTGCATATTACAATAGCTAGAAGCTTTCAAAACCCAACTACTTTAATAGCACGACCAAATCATGTACTTATTTTATGGCCCTTTTATAGGATACATTGGAAGGAAACTGGTGAGTGGATTTGGTAGCTAATGTGGGGACTGGACAACCTCGACTTGAATTATCATGAAGTAAAGACCATCTAATGATGTAAAAATTCTCAGTTCTTTATTGTTTTGTTGTCATATAATACTCATGTTGGTTTATCAGCAATCTCATGCCCTATGATTTACATCAGTTTTTTGGTTTAACTGATGTCTAAGATTGGTTGATTTTCTGCTTACCTAAACATACTGAAACAGGTCAAAAATGGAGATTTCAAGGCATAATAAtcaattaaataaaaagaaatactGCTTCTTATATATTCACCTAATCATTAACTTAATGCTTATGTTGTCCTTGTAACTTAGCACAACTACTCAGATTTATGTGTGTACTGACTTGATGAGGTATCCAATAGCTCAAAGGGCAACAAAGGTGGTTGCAACCACTAAATACAGAGTTCAACCCACAACAGGCACAACTGTGATCTCCCTTCCATCCTTGCCGAAGTTGCACTTTTAGTTTGGGGCAGGATAAGTCATTACAAAGACCATTATGGAATAAGGTGATGGAGGAAATGGACTTCACATTAATGTGAGCGGTCCTTCACACCTTTTGGATCATTTAGGGAGATGATCGTGTAACACCTACCCCAATCCCTTTCATGACAGTTCCTGCCCCATGAGGCTGGTGAGCAAGATGGTCCACCTTAGAAATGACTACAAGGTGTCTTATCTcatactattattatatccaatgcAAGCAAGAGTTTGTAGAAACCATTCAAAATCAGTTTTGGGATCTGCTTTGACAATTGGTGGATGGGCCTTGGCTCCAATGCACAAGAATCGAAGGAGTTTGTTAACAGGAGTACCATTCCAATGAATTCAAGTGAACCAATCCTCTGCTCAAAACTACTGACTTCAAGGGCCTAAACAATAGACTCATTTGTTTATTTAAGCTGAGTCACGGTTGAACCAAGATAAACTTAGCCAGCTTGACAAGTATTTTGACTCAGCGGGCATTAAGTTGGCAGCTGAGGGTAGTAATTTGTTTGATCCTTTGATGGTAGTTATGCGATCAAGGACTGTGCTCCCTTCCTGACCATAAGTTTATAGGAGAATGTATACATGATGCTGATGATTCAAGCTGTTCAATCCATTCTCAGCTGACCTGATCCAATATGTGGACTCATTTACACTCAAAATAAATGAAATTTGAAAGCTAAAAGCCTAAAAGGGATAGTTGATAACTGTAACTAGTTTCTATTGCTTTGCTTGGTTATTTGACTTGAAAAATGATTATACTGAAAGAGTGACAGCAGAAGCAACCAAATCTTGCATCTGAATTGGCATGAGAAATAAGTGAGTTCTAACCTAACTTTCAACTCGGACTCATGTGAGTTCCCACCAGTTTCTAATCCATCGTGACGGTCTAAGAAGAACTCAAGAGTCCTTGCATTCATGAACCGACAGAATTTCCATATATTGGGCCCCAGTGACAtgagatccatgtggtttttatCCAAGTGGTGGTCAAATGAGAAAAGAGATGGTGTTCCAAGGTCTGTTAAGCAAAACAAAATTGCTTAGGTGTTGGGATctcccaaaagaaaaaaataaagctcatgcaccaaaaaaaaaaaaacaagacaaTTATAAAGCTTAAGTAGAGCAATAAAGCTGGCAAAATTTGGACATTGTCATCAGGAGACCATACACAAGAATAACAAAACGAGGATGGCGAAGATTTGCTTCTGAGAGCACCACCATGGCCACCAAGACCTGCTGTTATCACATGGTGCTGTTTTAATCGAATCGGACCATAAGGTGAATGCTTCAATGCTGGGTACTTTTCAACAAACCATAAGGTGAAGGCTTGTATGCTGGGTAATTTGACCATCAGGTGAAAGGGAGGCATAAAGACCACCCATTTTATTCATAAATCAGAAAGAGTCAAAGCATAGTCTTCTAAAACATGTAACaagttccttttcttttctttcagctAGGGAGGAAGGACAGAAGAGCGCTGTAGCAATTTAATCATCATTCATGAGGTGGACAAAACTTATAActattaaaaatagatataatcattacaaatatTGCTTTGCGTATTAATTCTCCACGTCTCTGCCTTATGAAAGGAAaacactttttttaaaaaaatttatttgcgaAACAGACAGATTAATTTTTGTTTCATCATTTGCTTGCTTCACTCATCCACTTGTCTATTTAGACTGTTTGGCACATAACCAGTCCTACCAAACAAAATTCCTACTAAAGTGCAACGAGAGATATATATACAAGTTCGCATTGGAATTCAAGAGCGTCATAGCTTGGATAAAACAAGCAAGATATTGGAGTGAAAACGAGAAAAATCTATGGCAAGACAAATAGAATGAAGCAAGCAACCCTTTTCATCCCACTTTTTTTTTGTCAAATAAAGATTTCCCGGTacaaaaacattaaaaaaaagccaaaaaaaaaaaaaaaaaccctggcCAAACAAACTAAGCGAGCATGATTTTGAAATGATAAATATGAAATtctaaattaatctaaaatttatagcTGTTTTTCAGTTTTTGAGGAATATACCTGCTGTTCATTCATCAACTAATAAaacgaaaaaatatttaaatattctgTAAGGAATTAATATCTTTCTTATCTTCTTGACTTCTTCCTTTTCAAGTTCTAGGACTTCAAAAGAGTGAGCAGTCTTAAATCAGATGGAAAAACCAATCCAATTCAAACATGGTTCACCACTTTGCTTCGCCTCCCCATCCTCCATGAAAAGGATGGTGGCTCCTCCGCCCAAGACTCTATACTGTTATTGCAGCTGCCAACTTCCATCCAAACCCATCTCACTTTCACTCTTTTCCCCCACTGCAATATCAAATCCCGACACTGTCCTTGAGCTGTCATCACACCATAGCTTTGACTCAGCGCTTGCTTGATACCACCAGAATGAAGTTGCCCACTTGAACAATCCTCTGCAATCAGTTTCTCTTTCTTTGGTGGGAGCCATATGTTTCTAAAAGAGAAGCTTTCCTTATTGTGTGCATTAGCACTGGCGGTAGCCCTTCCAACATAACATCTGGATTCTGACTTTCTTGGTGGATCAAATTCTTTAGATCTTTTACTTATCGAATGGCAATCACACTTGACATCGAAAGCCAATACAGGCTTTGGAAATACATGTTTGTTGCTTCGGCAATCTAATGGCTACTCCAAGCACAGAATTCTCATCCACTACTTATGTGATCCCATAGAAAGACACCTCCTTTCATTCAAATTATTAATGCAACTAACTTCTCCCCCGCCAACAACaacatccatatttttttaacttTCCAAGCTTTAGAGGAATCACATTGTCCTTTGAAGCCTTTGGAATAGCTGAGCTCATGTCTTGAGAAAATTCATGACTAGGAGTCCCAAGAACGTCTTCTCCAGGAAAATCCACGCGCGCTTGTAGCCCCGACTTCACTCTATCAGAAGCAACCTCTCTCGATCTCTCACCCCCAGACAAAGAACAGAAAAACCAGGACTGAAGCCCTTGCTTGGAGAGAAGCCAAGCAACAGGTTTCTTCTGCACAAAGTGCAGGCGGAGTGGGCCGGACAAAAGCCGAGTATCGATACACTCCAAATGGAGGGCATGGCTACAGTTTGGGAGCAGCCTCAGCTTGTCGTCTGCCTCACATTCGCATTGGCACTTGACACAGAAGAGTCAAATGGGTCCCTGAGGTCCATGATGACTTTGTAGAGGGAGACTGGCGAGCTTTCTATGAAACACTGGTCCACCCGAGTCATGGAGGTGGAAGAGCTGTCGGAGCTGGCCTTGCAAATCTGTGGCATTGTGCCTGTCATCTGGATTCCCATCAGCTGGACTCAAAAGGTATCTTACAAGTCTGGCGAGGAGATGGAAAAGCCTGGCAAGGGAGAAGAGGACGGCTAATATCACAATTATGAGAAAGATGTAACTGGTGTTTTTTAAATGCAAAGGAGGAGCGGGAGCTGGTGGTCGCGAATCGCGCTGGGTGTAGACGTGGAGATAGTATGGCTTTTTAggaaaaaggaggaggaggacctctcccgaattttattaaaaataaaaagtacgACAAGATGGCAAAAAAAAAAGTTCTCTTTGATATTTCCAAGCACAgcaatgcctttttttttttaattgttattaaagagagagagagagagagattcactACTGGTCACGAGATCTCATCTTTCTTGGAGAACCCAACAAGAGAACCCAGACGCTTTTGGGCTCTTATACCACGTTATGGAATCCAAGGAGGTGGTTCTTCTCGATGGACTGCAAGAAAAACGGGGGAAAAAAAAAGGGCCAATAAGGCAGATGGATGGGACCCTTAAAGTGTGGACCTTGAAGGGTCGACCAACGAATGGCATGCCAGCGCAGTGAAATAAATGAGTAAGTTCATTTCAGTTGAGGACGAAATTTAGGAAGATAGAAAGGAAAACAGCAGAAATGATGGCCTGTGCGACGATCTATGTGCAAGATTTTAATACTGTAACTCCACCAATGATGAGATCCAGATCATTGGTGATACAGAGAGGTGCAGTACGAAGGAAGCTGAATTTTAGGCAGTGTTTATAGAATACAGTCGTTTGGATTTATACGCCTGTTCCTGGCCATCACTTCTCTTTAAGTTGATATCTTTATCCTCGATTACCATGTAAAAGTTTTTGATTTAATGTTCAGAAACATTGTTAATGTGTGATTGTTCTATGATTAATATTTTCTACCAATTCAAAATTAGAAATTTGACTTATATATGGTTTGCTCAAAATACGCAGCGCATCTAATCATAATCTTTGTGATTCACTATATCATTACTGTACTaattgataaatttataattgaAGGGAAATATTTGATTTTGGTTAACAGTATATTCGACCACCTTACCTTCTGTAACAACCTCTACATTATTTATATAACctattcaaaaaagaaaaaaaaagatcaagaaaatagAGAAAATTAATTTAGTAATAATGATAGATTTCTTGACTTTGTTAAAAGAACAATTGAATTTAGTGTGATTAATTTACAAAAATGGTAGATTTTGTGTTATTATGATGGATTACTTTAGATCAATTGTTGTTTGGACATATGCACATGTGACAtttattttctttgttttcttgtgGCACTTATCTCGAACAAGTTGACTTTATGAACTCTAGGGATAACTTGGTCTTGATCAACAGGGTGTCAAATAGTACAGTCATATGGTCCTTAAGGGTTGGTATCAGGAAGTTGGCCTCAAGTTATGCCCCACCTGTATTTTGGCCAGAATTTTTCTCCCATATCAGTTATGGCTTTTATGCAGACTCGTTGCCAGCTCCTTTTTAAGATGAGTTTGGGGAAGGGGAGGTGGAAGAGAAAAGGTGTGATCAAGAGAAAAATGGAGAAAAACTTTACATTTGGTTAGGGTTTTCAAAAAGGAGATGTGAGGAAGTAGTATTCCCACATATTGAAAATTGAGATAACTTTTTTTAACTACgttcttaaatttttaaatagaatCGGATAAGgtctattttttaataaaagatataGTATGTATTTTAtacaatttgtttaaggatgtaaATGCTCAACTAAATATAAGCACTGTGATGCGGTATATTTTTCAAAGTCAaccaaatatataaaattattattttacgcATTGTGTTATCCAAGCATCAATTTTTTAGAAGAAATATTTCAATGAAAGATTCTTCctataaatcaaataaatttttatatccaaaattaccCCCTCGCCCCAAATTCTCTAAAAGCATCGATGATCTATATAGAAGATGTTTGATTCAcaattggaatcagaatcgaaCTAAAAATCGAAATAGAttagaatcagaatcagaatgatcAAATCTTCCAAAATATTTGGATCGTGActgaaatcagaataaaaatttgaagagaGAGTAAGAATTGAGTATTAAGTATATTGGGCTATTATTATTTTGTTCTAAAATCAGGATCGGAATGAAATTCTTTTTAACCAAACGATTGGAATGGAAGTCACCTATTCTCATTCTCCAACTCCTTTCAACCAAATACCTCCATAATTTCTTGCTTGTCCTTATAATTATgcacttatgcttcattaatcaTGCTCATGCTTGTCTTGCACATCGAAACCAAGGATTGAGAAAGAAAATGCGAAGTCATTATGGCTAAAATATTAAATGATAGGAACTTCAAAATGGTAATTCATGTGGATCAAGGTAGAACAATCTTGGTAATGATCAAAGTAGAACAATCTTGGCAAGTCTGATCTTGTCACTTCAAATATGAATGAATTGAAAGCACAACCATACGCTTAAGACGACCATAACTACGAGACCATATGAATAATGGTTATTAAGAACTTAATCATAAATGTAGTTGTTCCGGTTACTGCACGTCCCGTTTGTCTTGTAACGGCTCTGCCAAACTCCCACTTTAAATAGAGAAAGTAGGGGACTCTCAATCAGTCTTTCAGTAAATTCATTCTTCCtctcatctttctctctcttccatcaTTGGTTGAGTTCTGATAGGATCTCCGTTGGAAAACTCGAATAAAAGGAGTTTGTTTCAGGTCCAACCATCAACCGAGGAGTAGTGACAGCCTTACAAATCTCAGTCTAATCTTGGAGTTCAGCAGCAACAATAATCTCAATATTCCCAAGGGCATATTTAATACTTCTTAAAAATTCTTTTATGGCctttaaagaaaagaataaatatttAGTAACATCATGCTTGGAGAAGAAGCCacgaaaattaatattttttccttCTCCTTTCTAAAGTAAAAGCAATATCAAACAAACAAGGCAGATACATCAGAAAATTacgtgcaaatattttttttaaaattttccttGCATTATACATAAGCTTTTCAACATCATTTCCAAGCTGTCACATATGAGAGACTTTACCACAGTACTTCTCTAAACTATTGGATacttccttttttttaaaaaaaaaactgttgCGAACTTGTTAGGAAAGGGAGTGGCGCGACAAATCCTATTCCTCAAATGGCGATTTTAATTTGGACGAACTGTAGATTTCTTCTGTACATAAAAAAAAGGAAACCTAAATGAACAGGTGATGTATTGTACTGCATAGATCTACATCCTGTAAATCCTTTAACCATTTGACATTATTGTAACAAATAGAACCATTATTCCCTCGGTAATCTCTCCAAGTAacaaaagtgaaagaaaaaaacaaaaagggTAGTCTTTTGGTCTTCCCTTGGGCCTGTGGGCTGCATCCTGTTTTGACGAAAACTAACCTTGTGAAGAATGGAATCTACCGACTGGGAATGGAGGTTGCTCGTATAAATGATATTGTGGAAGACTCCAATGATCGCAGGAAGTGGTAAAGAGGCCAGGATCTATCGACACCATTCCAGATCCACGACTCCATGATAGGTGTTCTCTCTCCTCCTCCCCATCGTGCTGACATACTGACACGCTTTACTTGTgggctttcaattaaaaaaaaaaaaaaaaaaggaagcaaaacaaagtaaagaaaaaaaatatataaaaaaggaCTCCCCCCTGTCCCAGCGTACCTTTTGTTTTGCCGTACCATAGTATCTTCTTTTTAATACCATGTTTACCACTTAATTAAACTTTATTTACCTTCTTTTGGCTGTTAATATAATTCCTACCAGTGAGATTTTATTATactgctctctctctctgtgttccGCTGGGTGGGCTTTGTCACTTTGTTCATGTATTTATTAGTCGCTTGTTGGCTTCATGGTCCGTTGCCATAAACATCAAGCTAGATGTCCCCATACAGCTAAATCTGATCTGGGTGCGGATTAAACAGCTCAAGATGGCAGTTTGGGAGATGAGCATCTCATACGTCGATGATCGATGGGTAATTTCATATGGGTTCTACTCGTTTTCTAATGGAAAATAAGGAGTTCTGTAAGAAAAATGGGATTTTTATTGCTCCCCTCTATGGATTTATCCGTTTGCTTTGCCTGGTTTTATTGACTTTTGTTCTAATTCTGTTGGATATTGGTATCGGTAGCTGTGTTCCATTCTTTGCAGAATTAATGGGCTTATTCTGAAAGCGATGGATGGACAAAGACTTGTTTCTATCTCTAATTCTGTCATTTGTTATTTCAAAGTCTCTCTTTTTTGGGCTTTGCAGCATTAAGATTATTGTGGACAGCAGCAGATGTTTCATTGAATGCTCCTTCTTCTGGAGTAAAGAAGGGGATTTTGTGCAGAAAAGGCAGTACTCTTTCTTCCCATTTATTTTGTGTTCAGGAAACATGGGGTTCTTGAGCATCATGGGCAATTCCATTGGATGTTCGGCTTCCGGGGAGCGGCTGGTCTCGGCCGCGAGAGATGGAGATGTTCAGGAAGCCAAGGCCCTCTTGGATTACAACCCCCGCCTCGCCAGGTATTCCACATTCGGTGGGCGGAATTCGCCTCTCCATTACTCTGCAGCAAAGGGCCACCATGAGGTGATTGATCCATTTATCGGTTCCCTTTATCGTTTATAGTTGTGACTTCTGATCAATCAGTAAAAAAAGAGCATATTTTGAGGCTAATTCTGCGATTTGTGCGTCCAGATCGTTTCTCTCTTGATTGAATCTGGTGTTGACATTAATCTGAGGAATTCTCGTGGCCAGGTGAGATGGATCTTGATGTACTTATTTTTACTTTCCTTTTATTGAGGTCACCTGCTATTTTGCCTATTACTTGGCAAAGAATTATGCTTCATCAGTGTTGTCTTGTTAGAATATTTAATTGGTCTTTGAAGGTTGAGTAATATCATTTGCTTATATCTACTATGATCCGATTGATGAAAATTAGTACTTGAGTTGTTGTAGTCTAGTTcttaattcaagatgatgaatatTGATGGAAGGTTTCCGATTTAAATGCATTCTGCTTTCTTGACAGACAGCTTTGATGCAAGCTTGTCTGTATGGTCACTGGGAGGTTGTTCAAATTCTAATGCTTTTCAATGCCAATGTAAgccttttcaatgtgataatgcTTTTGTTTGTTTAGCATTGCAATCTAACGAAATCACTCTGATTAATAGTTggccaatgaatttttagattcaCAGAATGGATTATCTCAGTGGTGGAACAGCCCTCCACTTTGCAGCTCTTAATGGTCACACTCGCTGCATTCGGCTTCTCCTTGCTGATTATGTACCCAGCACACCTGATTTTTGGAATATTGTAAGGAGGAGATTGACCAATGAAGCTTCCACAAAATTTGAAGAGATGTATGTTGAATTctcatttatttttattgatattattttttgataattataatcaatttatatcCTCCTTTGTTTGTCGTCTTCTTCATCATCATCTCCTGCTGCTgcttttttcttctcctcctcctccagcaccACTTCTAGCACTCTATCCGAGATAGTGAACAGAAGAGCTGATGGAGGCATCACCGCGCTTCATATGGCAGCACTAAATGGACATGTTGAGAGTGTGCAGTTACTCTTGGACTTGGGAGCTTGTGTTTCTGAGGTCACTGTGGAAGATGGAACAACAATTGATCTGATAGGTGATCTCTTCTTGTCATTAGGTTCCTCATTCTTATTTTGTTTGGTACTATGAACATCTATACTCAATTATTCTGTTGTTAGGTTCTcaggattcaaaatttttatgagtGACTTTGGGTATTGATTTGTTTATACTTATGGTGGAGAACAGCATATACGTGTTAACAATGGTCACAGCACTCCCTttttaactctttctttttttttttttttttggtgtgtgtgCATGGGTGTGGGTTGTGTGGGAATTTGTTGCAGTATCCTTGTTTAATGAATTCTTACATTATGGAATCCTATAGAAATTCATTGGTGGATCTTTTAATAGGCAGACCTTTTCATTGTATGGTTTACACTGCAAAGTATTCGATGTGTAGTGGAAAGATACAAAGCAAAGTTGGTTGCTAAACTACAAAATACCAAATGGATAGTCTTTACAATCTCCTGTTGCCAAGATGAACGTTATGTAGCTATTTTGTCTCTTCCTGCCAAAATGGAATGGTATTTGCATTAACATGATGTAAAGTGTGCATTCCTTTATGCAAGCATTTAGAAGAGGTTTAAATGTATAGAGGTTAACAAACTCAAGAGTGAAGCTATGGTCTATTATTTTAACTTCTTGTGAAATTTTATTTGTAATTAACATTGCATGTTTCAATTACTCATGTTTTGTTAAGATTAAAATACCATTAAATTATTCTTGCAGTGTCATTCATTTCTTTTGAGAaggtttatttttttttcctttggcaGGAGCAAGAAGCACACCCCTTCACTATGCTGCTTGTGGTGGAAATGCAGTATGTTGTCAAGTATGTTTATTTGatcctattttatttttaatttattatttttaacagTAGCTACAATCTTACTTGGTAAATGTGGACATGCAGATTCTTATTGCAAGAGGAGCCAGCTTGACTGCTAAAAATGCAAATGGGTATGTATTTGCTCTTTCAGTATATAAACAAGTGTATATAGCATGATGTGGAAATTCCACTTTTTTTCTGGTTAGAAATGTTAGATGTGAAATGACAATAGTTGACTTGATTGAAATTTATAGCTCAGGCAGATTTGCAGAACTTACCTATTGGAAACCCTACTGTGTTTTATGAAACTATGAATCATATTGTTTATAGAGGAAATGGAGAAAGGTTGAAACTAATGTCAGATCTCCCAGAGACACTGATTGCTATATTGAAAAGGGTGGAATGGAGTTGAGATGGAAATTCATCCTCAAGGACTAGGAAAATCTACATTCCAACCAGTGCTTCGGGAGAGCATAATGCATTTAAGTGCGACATTTAAATACACCAAGTAAATTAGGGAATTATGCAAAAGAATAATTTGAAAGCACAGAAACAATTGTAAACATAGATACAAGCATTTAAAAACATGATGGATGCTTCCTCATTTCTGGTAGTCCCATTTCCCCCTTCTTCTTGAGTTATGTCAGTTGTGTAGATCCTAATATCGTACATGCAACTAACCTTCTActgatccagaaagaaaaagaaaaagaaaaaaattgtgagATGCTTCTAAGTGATGAGCATGTTAGAAAATACTAGTTAGTCAAAAAGAATCTAAAGTTTAATTGCTCATCGCTCATGAAAACAAGAAAAACAATCTTTtgaacatatttttttctatgtaaGTCTTATGTTGATTTAAGTTTTGAGATGAGGGCCCTTGGTCTAAGTCATCGAAATCCTCAAGCATATAACTGATAAACTTCTCTGTGGTGTATGCAGAACTTCAATGACTCTTACACATTTAATGCCTCTTCTGCTTGTCTCTGAGCTTCATGGATCTTTATGTGATCTGAAATTGTGCATGTACTCTCACTCTAATCACTAGATATTTTTTCTCTATGTGCTAAAAGTTGGACTCCCTTGATGGTGGCTCGTTCATGGCATAAAAATTGGCTTGAGGGTATTCTGAGCAAACAGCCAGAAGGTCGAACACGTGTTCTTCCTTCCCCATATCTTGCTCTTCCCCTTATGAGCATAGTGAGAATTGCTCGGTAAGTGCTCCATAGTCCACATATTATCATGTTGTTTGTTAGGTTAATTTAGTTATGAATCTTCTGATGACATATCTTCCCTACTTTTTCATACTACAATCTGGTTTGAGTcact
The DNA window shown above is from Elaeis guineensis isolate ETL-2024a chromosome 8, EG11, whole genome shotgun sequence and carries:
- the LOC105050339 gene encoding probable E3 ubiquitin-protein ligase XBOS32 isoform X2, producing the protein MIDGIKIIVDSSRCFIECSFFWSKEGDFVQKRQYSFFPFILCSGNMGFLSIMGNSIGCSASGERLVSAARDGDVQEAKALLDYNPRLARYSTFGGRNSPLHYSAAKGHHEIVSLLIESGVDINLRNSRGQTALMQACLYGHWEVVQILMLFNANIHRMDYLSGGTALHFAALNGHTRCIRLLLADYVPSTPDFWNIVRRRLTNEASTKFEEITTSSTLSEIVNRRADGGITALHMAALNGHVESVQLLLDLGACVSEVTVEDGTTIDLIGARSTPLHYAACGGNAVCCQILIARGASLTAKNANGWTPLMVARSWHKNWLEGILSKQPEGRTRVLPSPYLALPLMSIVRIAREYGWRKTCQSPACVDPCVICLESRCTVAAEGCAHEFCTRCALYLCSTGSISTVKRGPPGSIACPLCRHAIFSFVKLTETSPTHELPKVSLPLSICTTGSGSGLESATSVASQLCKAKNHCSRTPLGSSSFRSLSLQKFPSMKLNSTLCMEASETRPCLVRRSRGGLKRSASYWDGRRRPWLFSFNQYLSSSGDS
- the LOC105050339 gene encoding probable E3 ubiquitin-protein ligase XBOS32 isoform X1, which codes for MDKDLFLSLILSFVISKSLFFGLCSIKIIVDSSRCFIECSFFWSKEGDFVQKRQYSFFPFILCSGNMGFLSIMGNSIGCSASGERLVSAARDGDVQEAKALLDYNPRLARYSTFGGRNSPLHYSAAKGHHEIVSLLIESGVDINLRNSRGQTALMQACLYGHWEVVQILMLFNANIHRMDYLSGGTALHFAALNGHTRCIRLLLADYVPSTPDFWNIVRRRLTNEASTKFEEITTSSTLSEIVNRRADGGITALHMAALNGHVESVQLLLDLGACVSEVTVEDGTTIDLIGARSTPLHYAACGGNAVCCQILIARGASLTAKNANGWTPLMVARSWHKNWLEGILSKQPEGRTRVLPSPYLALPLMSIVRIAREYGWRKTCQSPACVDPCVICLESRCTVAAEGCAHEFCTRCALYLCSTGSISTVKRGPPGSIACPLCRHAIFSFVKLTETSPTHELPKVSLPLSICTTGSGSGLESATSVASQLCKAKNHCSRTPLGSSSFRSLSLQKFPSMKLNSTLCMEASETRPCLVRRSRGGLKRSASYWDGRRRPWLFSFNQYLSSSGDS